The DNA segment aaaaagtaaacatattATGGATGTTTTGCGTATAAGTTTTGATCAGCTGGATGANGaagacaaacaaatatttttggatattgCATGTGCCCTATACTATTATGATGAGAAATATGTGACGGAAGTTCTAAAGTTTCGTGGATTTCATCCTGAATATGGTCTACAAGTTTTGCATGACAAATCACTAATATCAAAAATGGGTAGGTGTATTTATATGCACAACTTGTTGAAGGACTTGGGCAGGTATATTGTCAAAGAAGAATCACCAAAGGAACCCCTAAAGAGGAGTAGGTTGTGCAATTACCAAGATTTCCTCAAAGCTATGTCGAAAAATCAGGTAAAATTAATagattcaattataattttacgtTGCTATTTTTTTAGAGTATGAAATCCCTcagaaaatataacaattttattctttgtgCGTAGACAACTGAAATTCTTGAAGTCGTAGCTGTAAATTCATATGAGAGTTCTAAAACTGTGAGGATAGATGGTCTATCGAAAATTAAACACCTTAAGTTTCTTAAACTTGTGGGAGTGAACTGTTCAGGAAGTCTCAGTCATCTTTCCAGTGAGTTAGGATATCTTACATGGAACAAATATCCTTTTGAGTGTTTGCCTCAAAGTTTTCAGCCACACAAACTAGTGAAGTTAAAATTGAGAGAGAGCAGTATTCAACGACTATGGAGTGACACAAAGGTgatgtatattaaatttatatttctaaggaaaaaattaaagaaaaccaTTATTAATTGAGCTCTTGTATTTGCCAATCGTTGTAGGTGCTACCTAATTTGAAGCTTTTGGATCTCTCTTACTCCAAAGAATTAGTTGAGATGCCAGATGTTGCAGAGGCCCTAAATGTTGAAGAAATAGTTCTTGAAGGATGCATACAGCTCCGAAAACTCAGTCCATCGATTGGTCTTCTGAGCAAGCTtactattttgaatttgaaagacTGTGAAAACTTAGTAAGCTTACCTAATAGCATATTGGGCCTGAATTCTCTTGAATATCTGAGTGTCTATGGTTGTTCAAATCTGTTTAATAATGAGTTATTAGATGAAGCAAGTAACACAGAGCATTTGAAGAAGCTTTGTTCAGTTGAAGGTCCTATTCATTCCCACTCAATATTCCCTTCAATGAAAAAAGCACGAAGAGAGTCAGTTAGTTGTCTATTACCATCCTCTCCTATTCTCCCTTGTTTGCGTGAACTCGATCTAAGATTTTGTAACTTAGTTAAAATTCCTGATGCTATTGGAAAGTTAAGCTGCTTAGAAAAGCTAAATTTGAAGGGAAACAATTTTGTTACATTGCCTAACCTCAAGGACCTTTTCAgactttattatttaaacttaCAATGCTGCAAGCGATTGAAATACTTGCCTGACCTCCCTTCACGAACTCACTTGCCCTTAAATCTTTACTCGTATCCGATGCAATATATTGAAGACTACTTTCGTATAGAGGACCGTAAAGATTATCCTGGATTAATGATGTTCAACTGCCCAGAAATAGTTGAGAGGGAACGGTGCACTAGCATGACTATTTCATGGATGCTACAAATTCTTCAGGTGTGCATGTTTCTTCCTTACACTTaccttcttttaatttatttttggtgtTGAAAAACAACTACTAACGCATAACATAACTCAGTCGTGGTACAAGTCGGAATgtctttccttttcttcaagTCTTCGAAGTATTATCCCCGGAAGTGAAATACCAATGTGGTTCAACAATCAGCTTCTGAGCATGGACAATTCAATAATCATAGATGTCTCTCCTTTTGTGCATGACAATAATTTGATTGGTGTTGTGTGCTGTGCAATACTCAGTGAAGATTTTTACAGAACAAGAATATCTGTGGAGCACTCAGATCATGTGTGCCTATTTTATTACTCTCGTCAACAGTTCTGCGATAAAGAAGGCATATTTCGGGGCAAACTTAATACACATGACTTgagtttgaaatttaaattacatgACGTGGTAATCCTTTGTGCAAAGATGAAGGATAGGGACGAGGGATGTTATGAGTTTGAAGTGAAAAAATACGGGTATCGGTGGGTTAAAAAGCAAGATCTACACTGACTCATGGATGAAATTTGGCAGCATGTTTTAAGCAATACCTTCAGAAGACACACAATTTTATGAGTTGAAGACACATGTACTAAAAATACCTAATGCTACAATATGCCGTGGAGTTACcaattttaaagatttcaaGATCAACCAACATTCTTACCCTTAAATTTAAATGACTAGTTTAAAGAGAGGCTGAATTgaaatttctaaatattttcgcaaaaattagaattatattttaattaaaccaGTCTATTAcagaatttggttttgattGTTGTGGTTtcgaaaatcaaataaatatcaatCTTATAAAGCATTGCAAAAATACACTTATGACATAAACGAATATTTTACGGTTAAGCTAAGTGAGCTCGTCTtccaataaatacaattaagaAACATAAACATATCAAAGTggatttttaaagtaataaatgataaaaagaaataaaacatataaaaaataggtTGATTATCAAATTCTTCtatagttgatttttttttattgattattatatgattattttcacttattctataaatagagacctaaaagtaaacaaataagtttcatttaattaattaagactcttattcattctaaacatttttttagttagattttagTTATACTTTATTCATTCCAAACatccataattaaaatattttcagtaTACAAGTTTAAATTAAGTAAACATTTGTAAATTACTTATACAATGAAAACTTATTAACACTCCAAAAGTACAAGTAGGGATGGACAAATAGAACTGAATTGCACTGTACTACTAAAATCTgtactaaactaaaaattaatttgtctaaactgaactctgtaaaatagttcagacaaactgaactgttttttgttttatcaaactgaactgaactactaattatactaattttaaactgaattgtactaattttaaactgaaatgTACTAgtttttaaacaaaatagtataacaatacaccTTTTTAAtcgaaatttattttaatattttttcaaaacatatataattaactttgaattttaatatttaagttaattttatatttgttaagaGTAAATTATATCCCcttagaaataatattatactatcctccatttttatgttataacaatatataatttgatttattttaactgttataacaaATCACATTTCTCTCttgaaatatatgaatattacattatttttcgtgcttatattaaagtatataacatgtttttatcacgtaaatatttaaaactcagttttggtattttatttatttatttttacttttattcttctAACTTTGAACcgtataaatttaatattttaattaatcatttaataaaattaaattttaaaaaatatattttatttttcattacttaaaataatattatttaaaaagtaatatatatttattactaaaaaaatataaaaatttgtgataaaaaaaattttgtcttaaaaaattaattattattttgttttaatgtgaactgtttcttttattgatattttaatattaattaacattttcttAACCAGACGAAATAGTTGAACGAAAAGTAGAGAAGAACGTTCTCACAGTTAACTAACTGAAACagttataaattcaatttttaaattaattattatttttttagtataatatttacAGTATAGATCAGTTATTTTTCTCAGTCCTAAATACAAGTTAAATGATctattatactatatatatatatatatatatatatatatatatatatatatatatatgaaaatttattttttcatttacacaaaaattattagaattaaataaaataataagaattataattaaaaactataggATTGTTTTAGGATTTTAACTCGTCGGTTTTATATGAACAAATGAAggaaattttttgttattgagaTTCATCACAAATTCTATACCTAAGATTCTTCTTGCAGACTTTATTTCCTGCATctctacaaatttttaaaatgatcatTTTACCTAATAActttcagaatatatatatatatatatatatatatatatatatatatatatatatatatatatctcaaaAACTTTTCgaaacaacttttttaaaaattttcaaaatgaaatttctGGAAGAgaatatttagaataaaatttctgATGAAATAGAATTTTCAAAGTGCGTGGAATACATtctaaaaaagaattttaaaaataaatttatttaatctcacataaatttttaatttagttcctctttcaaatcaattaaaattattctataaaattttaaataattcttttaaaaaatcttcctacaaatatattatttttaatttttatttgtttatactctttgttatctatatatatatatatatatatatatatatatgtaagaaTTTTCCTTGTTAGTGTTcacatttgtttttcaatttcactctttaaataaaattttcatgtaGTCTTCAAATACCTGCTCATGAAACCTATCCATAGgttttttgaaaagttaataCAAAACATTAAGCTATTCAAAATCATCATAAGATGTCTTGGGATTCAAGTTTCAAAGAATGCTTACCAGTGATCACGATAGATATGGCTTTGGTTtggtattttatcttttatgtcGTCTtgtaaattattaacaatttagTGTCTTTCGAGTACAGAAAcagatatttttactaaatctttatgtattattttagtaacaagCTTGATGCATACCAggagagtgttagatatattatctttattttatatttatcttttatctttatcttttatcattagttagtttgttattatttcttatttatattttggacttagtcaatatttcttctattataaatagagatatatttaacatattagttccatatataattttcactatatttaacaattcCAAACatccataattaaaataatttcattatacaaGTTTGAATTAAGTAAACATATGTAAATTACTTATTCCAAAAGTATAAGTTAAATGATCTATTATACTATACATATCccaagcatatatatatatatatatatatatatatatatatatatatatatatatatatatatatatttattacgtgtgtgaaaatttactttttcatttacacacaatattattagaattaaaaaataagttataactAAAGCAGTTAACTTCTTAGCTCTGAGTGAGAAAAGTATAAAGATTTCAAATTCTTGTGGTGGAACATCTTTGATATGTTATAACTAACAAACCAATCAGATGTATACCCAAAACCCCATCACATACATACACAAATACTAACAACCAAAAAAACTAACCTTCTTAATGGGTTGAAAATACAATGGAGGGAAATAGAGGACTCTGAAAGGTTTTGCAAGCTGCACCACCGTCAAAAAAAGGTGCACAATATGGTCCTAAAATCGCCAACCAAGAACGCATCAAGAACTGCACCAAAAGTCAACGAAAACTAATTTTCATAAGTTGAAATGGAAGATAATTCATTAAAGAGTAATATAATCAGagtaaaaatgattataaacCGTGCAAATGAGCGAAAACCATACCTATATAGCAATGGCAGAAGAGGGAAACgcaaaggaagaaaatgaataGTGCTCGCGTAAGTGCTGCTCGTGGATGGGTAAAAAAAACAGGACTTTAGACTTAGGTTCTCCTCCTGTCCAACGTCTAAATCATCTTACTAGTCGGCCCCCTCCCCAACCATCTCTAAGgcctttaaaaaattaattttggcaCTGGAAATGAGGCATTTACGGAGCCATTTCGCGTCCGGGGTGGGGTCGATGTCTAAAGCCAATTTAGACATTGAGATGGGCGGTCGGACGTTTAAGGGCAATGTAACAGTGTCTTTTGGGTTACTTTCTGCAGGCCATTTGGCCTCCAAGGGTTGGGGCCAACGTTTAAAGCCAATTTAGACGTCGTAGTGGGGTCGGACGTCTAAATCCATGTACAAAGTTTCTGGAAAGTCACTTTCTGCGGACCATTTGGTGTCCAACCTGGTTAACCGATGTTTAAATGGGCTTATGGGCTTTAAATGTCGGGGCAGAGGGACTGATgtctaaatataataaaaagttgttcttttttactttcttgCACATTTTTGGCTTCCAATGAGGGGCCGACATGTACAGTGCATTTAGACGGCAGACCCCTAGAGCCAACATCTAAAGtagaattttatttacaaaattttacgTTGGATGTTCACCGGTTCGATATACGCGTGATATTATACTCTGCACTAGTGGATTGGGGTCTGATATCAATTGTCAAGTATTCCGACCTGCATTATCATTTGGGATGGTGTGGTTTCAGTGTCTCGTCCATATGACATAATGTTCGGACTCATTGTTAGGGCCCCTGTGGTACTCTTATCATGGTGTTGCCTGGATTTCAGAATATGCAAACCACAATACTTTTCAATGAAGCATTCAGCAGGGGCCTCCGGATATTCCAGATTGTTACAGGGAAAAAATCAGAGTTGGCTGTGAATTGAGGTAATTtctattcatatttattatatattttatctggCTTAAGTCACGCTGTATTAGTACTGGAATCACCATGTGCTGGTGTATTTTGTGAATGtctaatatttgtgtgaaatattttatttgtctaaGTGAATTAATCGTGAATATCAATTTCACTGAACCAGCccatatatatacttttttttttcattttaaaatattaaaaataaatgttctgAAAAAAAGTTCAGCCCTTGGGTTTATAGCCGCAGAAGGTGGTGTTGAAAATACCACTGCCGCTTATCCATGTCCCTTTTCATAATGGCGATATTTGTGTTTATCCCATTATGCGTGTCTTGTTTGTCTATTGTTATTGTTATCTAAAGGCTGATGCGgttttttccatcttttctctTACCACATTTGAACTTTTACTTGACTGAATTAATTATCTGCTATCATATGTTCGTGTATTTGTCCCTTTAGCTAAGAGGTCTGTATTATGTTTACAGTATTGATGATGGAAAGATGTGTAGAGAAGACCATAGAAGACGAGAGATTAATTTTTTGCTTTACTTTGATGATCATAATTGTTATTGTAATTAGTCAACTCTGacgttttttaaaattagttttggtCGATGATCTTGTTTAGATGTGTAGAGAAGGCACTAGAAGACGAGAGATGAACTTTTTCGGGTTTCCAAATTTTCGTCTGGTTGAGTTGGTTCCTGTTCTGTGGATAGGGGAGATTAATTTTTTGCTTTACTTCGGTGATCATATTTGTTATTGTAATTAGTCAACTCTGacgttttttaaaattagttttggcCGGTGATCTTCTGATTATTGGAAGAGCTATGTGAGAGAAGCTTCAACCAAAAAAACGGAAAAAAATCACAGGTAAGCCGGAAATAAATCAtactaaacatatatatttactCAATAGAAAAATAGAGTTTGAGTCTTGCACACTGGGTGgatttatatatttcttcagTGTTTGCTTTCCAGATTCAGTAATTCCAATAATACTCTTCTCTCTCAACAACTTTGGCTTTCAGTAATGTCTTTTAACGCCATTGTTCAATACACTATTTCTTCATCTCATGCAATTAACAGATATGATGTATTTGTGAGCTTCTGTGGTGAAGACACACGCAACAATTTCACTGGTTTTCTCTTTCAAGCTCTCCGTAGAAAAGGCATCGATGCCTTTAAAGATGATGAAGATCTCAAAAAAGGTGAATCTATAGCTCCCGAGCTCCTCCATGCCATTCAAAGCTCTCGACTTTTCATTGTTGTCTTCTCAAAGAACTATGCTTCCTCCACCTGGTGCTTGCGTGAACTGGCAGCGATACGTAACTGCGTTCAAACTTCCCCAAGACCTGTTATACCTGTCTTTTATGACGTTGATCCTTCGGTGGTGCGCAAACAAAGTGAATGTTATGAGAATGCATTTGCAGAACACGAAAAGAGATTCAGAGAAGACAAAGCCAAGATGGAGGAAGCTGAGAGATGGAGAGAAGCTCTCACACAAGTGGCCAATCTCTCTGGTTGGGATATTCGAAATAAGTGAGTTATCCTCTCCCGTTTCAAGATTtatcacaattatatatttattatgtagtGAGTTATATAACCCTTTCTATGTCCtcttgttttcttaaatattcATTATCCCTTTGTAGACTAGAGTTCAAAGATGTTCGGAATTTAGGAAAAGTAGAAAACAATGGTTGTTGTGTGTTAGTGGTATCAGTTTCGGAGGGATAACTTATAGAAGTTAATGTATTAATTCTTGAGAAGTTTTGGATGATAGAAGGTATCAATTGATTTTATGACAAATCTAGCTTTATTGATATGTAGCTGAATTAGTCAACCCGACAATACTACAGACTCACCCTAAATTGTAAAAACCTTCCTACTGATTTAAGTTTATCAAACACATTCCGCATCTTTGAATTTGTTTTGCTTGTAGACTAATTACAATACATTTTGATGGGTTCTAGGACTTTCTCCATGGTAGTCATGATTTATCTTGTGTCAAAAACAACAGTTTAGAAGGAAACATGCAAACTGAGTCCAGATGACGAAAATGATAGtttgaaagttaaaatttaCGTTATGTATTATTTTGTCCTATAAATGCATATACTCTTTTTGGTTCTATTGGGTGATTTTCcttcatttcatttaaaatttcagGTCACAGTATGCACAAATTGAAGAAATtgttcaaaacataacaaatattttgGGTCCAAAAATTTGTAGTCTTCCAAAGGATGAACTAGTTGGGATAGAGCGTGGACTTGAAATATTGGCAAATCTTGTATGTTTTGAGTCATTTAATAATGTTCGAGTTGTTGGAATCAGTGGGATGGGTGGCATAGGAAAGACTACTCTTGCTCGAGCTTTATACGAAAAAATCTATCATCAATATGATTTTCATTGTTTCATTGATGATGTAAGCAAAATATATCGAGATTCAAGTTCATTAGGTGTACAAAAGCAGTTAATTTCTCAGTTTCTAAATGAGAAAAATCTAGagatttcaaattcttttgagGGAACATGTTTGATGTGGTCTAGGCTACACAATGTTAAGGCACTTGTAGTTCTGGACAACATtgatgaagttgaacaactAAGGATATTTACAGGG comes from the Vigna radiata var. radiata cultivar VC1973A chromosome 2, Vradiata_ver6, whole genome shotgun sequence genome and includes:
- the LOC106777612 gene encoding TMV resistance protein N isoform X1; the protein is MEEAERWREALKEVADLSGWDIRNKSQYAQIEEIVQNITNILGPKICSLPKDELVGIERGLEILANLVCFESFNNVRVVGISGMGGIGKTTLARALYEKIYHQYDFHCFIDDVSKIYRDSSSLGVQKQLISQFLNEKNLEISNSFEGTCLMWSRLHNVKALVVLDNIDEVEQLRIFTGNRDTLLRECLGGGSIIIVVSRDEHILRTHGVDDIYQVQPLNYEYAMQLFCRNAFKVNHILSDYEKLAWDILSYAQGHPLAIKVIGSSLFRRNVSQWESALARLKEKKSKHIMDVLRISFDQLDXEDKQIFLDIACALYYYDEKYVTEVLKFRGFHPEYGLQVLHDKSLISKMGRCIYMHNLLKDLGRYIVKEESPKEPLKRSRLCNYQDFLKAMSKNQTTEILEVVAVNSYESSKTVRIDGLSKIKHLKFLKLVGVNCSGSLSHLSSELGYLTWNKYPFECLPQSFQPHKLVKLKLRESSIQRLWSDTKVLPNLKLLDLSYSKELVEMPDVAEALNVEEIVLEGCIQLRKLSPSIGLLSKLTILNLKDCENLVSLPNSILGLNSLEYLSVYGCSNLFNNELLDEASNTEHLKKLCSVEGPIHSHSIFPSMKKARRESVSCLLPSSPILPCLRELDLRFCNLVKIPDAIGKLSCLEKLNLKGNNFVTLPNLKDLFRLYYLNLQCCKRLKYLPDLPSRTHLPLNLYSYPMQYIEDYFRIEDRKDYPGLMMFNCPEIVERERCTSMTISWMLQILQVCMFLPYTYLLLIYFWC
- the LOC106777612 gene encoding TMV resistance protein N isoform X2; amino-acid sequence: MSSNAIVQYTASSSHAINRYDVFVSFRGEDTRNNFTGFLFQALRRKGIHAFKDDEDLKKGESIAPELLHAIQSSRLFIIVFSKNYASSTWCLRELAEIRNCVQTSPRPVIPVFYDVDPSVVRKQSECYEKAFAEHEKRFRENKAKMEEAERWREALKEVADLSGWDIRNKSQYAQIEEIVQNITNILGPKICSLPKDELVGIERGLEILANLVCFESFNNVRVVGISGMGGIGKTTLARALYEKIYHQYDFHCFIDDVSKIYRDSSSLGVQKQLISQFLNEKNLEISNSFEGTCLMWSRLHNVKALVVLDNIDEVEQLRIFTGNRDTLLRECLGGGSIIIVVSRDEHILRTHGVDDIYQVQPLNYEYAMQLFCRNAFKVNHILSDYEKLAWDILSYAQGHPLAIKVIGSSLFRRNVSQWESALARLKEKKSKHIMDVLRISFDQLDXEDKQIFLDIACALYYYDEKYVTEVLKFRGFHPEYGLQVLHDKSLISKMGRCIYMHNLLKDLGRYIVKEESPKEPLKRSRLCNYQDFLKAMSKNQVKLIDSIIILRCYFFRSSKTVRIDGLSKIKHLKFLKLVGVNCSGSLSHLSSELGYLTWNKYPFECLPQSFQPHKLVKLKLRESSIQRLWSDTKVLPNLKLLDLSYSKELVEMPDVAEALNVEEIVLEGCIQLRKLSPSIGLLSKLTILNLKDCENLVSLPNSILGLNSLEYLSVYGCSNLFNNELLDEASNTEHLKKLCSVEGPIHSHSIFPSMKKARRESVSCLLPSSPILPCLRELDLRFCNLVKIPDAIGKLSCLEKLNLKGNNFVTLPNLKDLFRLYYLNLQCCKRLKYLPDLPSRTHLPLNLYSYPMQYIEDYFRIEDRKDYPGLMMFNCPEIVERERCTSMTISWMLQILQSWYKSECLSFSSSLRSIIPGSEIPMWFNNQLLSMDNSIIIDVSPFVHDNNLIGVVCCAILSEDFYRTRISVEHSDHVCLFYYSRQQFCDKEGIFRGKLNTHDLSLKFKLHDVVILCAKMKDRDEGCYEFEVKKYGYRWVKKQDLH